The following coding sequences lie in one Terriglobales bacterium genomic window:
- a CDS encoding SDR family oxidoreductase, with protein sequence MILVTGAGGNVGSELIKRLLASGAKVRGMYYTIAKRDLAPKGVEAVVGDYGSRVEVAKAMKGVEKVYLVCSPLPQLPSLEGHLIEEAVRMGVKHIVKQSAIGADSGGRHMFGTWHAQAEEKLIESDVPYTILRPNTFMQNFLGFAGSIKTQGAIFGCSGDAPVSYVDARDIASVAAHILSKGGHEGQGYELTGPEAVNYDWVAALISKLIGKKVKYVDLPPAELKKFLLQVGMQEWLADGVLDLQAFNKAGSAAEVSSAVEQVTGYKPIAFKQFASDYASAFAHEAEAAR encoded by the coding sequence ATGATTCTGGTGACCGGAGCCGGGGGGAACGTTGGCAGCGAGCTGATAAAAAGACTGCTGGCCAGCGGCGCCAAAGTGCGCGGCATGTATTACACCATCGCCAAGCGTGATCTCGCGCCCAAGGGTGTGGAGGCCGTCGTGGGCGATTACGGCAGCCGCGTAGAGGTGGCCAAGGCCATGAAGGGCGTGGAGAAGGTTTATCTTGTCTGCTCGCCTCTGCCCCAGCTTCCTTCGCTTGAGGGCCACCTGATTGAAGAGGCGGTGCGCATGGGCGTGAAGCACATCGTAAAACAATCGGCCATCGGGGCCGACTCCGGCGGACGGCACATGTTCGGCACGTGGCATGCCCAAGCCGAGGAAAAGCTCATTGAATCGGACGTGCCCTACACCATCCTGCGGCCCAATACATTTATGCAGAACTTTTTGGGCTTTGCCGGAAGCATCAAGACCCAGGGAGCAATTTTTGGATGCTCGGGCGATGCGCCCGTGAGCTACGTTGACGCGCGCGATATCGCCAGCGTCGCCGCCCACATTCTGAGCAAAGGCGGGCACGAAGGCCAGGGCTACGAGCTCACTGGACCCGAGGCGGTGAACTACGACTGGGTTGCGGCGCTGATCTCAAAACTGATTGGCAAAAAGGTCAAATACGTGGACTTGCCTCCAGCCGAGCTCAAAAAGTTTTTATTACAAGTCGGCATGCAGGAGTGGCTGGCCGATGGCGTGCTCGATCTGCAGGCCTTCAACAAAGCCGGGTCGGCCGCCGAGGTATCGAGCGCTGTGGAACAGGTCACCGGCTACAAGCCCATTGCGTTTAAACAATTTGCCAGCGACTATGCCTCTGCATTTGCCCACGAGGCCGAAGCAGCGAGATAG
- the alaS gene encoding alanine--tRNA ligase has protein sequence MTGSEIREMFLRYFEQQGHRRVHSSSLVPANDPTLLFTNAGMNQFKDVFLGLEKRDYLRATSSQKCVRAGGKHNDLENVGFTNRHHTFFEMLGNFSFGDYFKKDAIRFAWELVTGKDWYNIPKEKLYVTIFKGEQGVPRDEEAYQYWLDQGVTKERIFELGMKDNFWQMGDTGPCGPCSEIHYDMGVAASDQGHTDCKFGCECGRYVEIWNLVFMQFDRDASGKLNPLPKPSIDTGMGLERVASVKQGVISNYDTDLFVPLMKRAAELCGVDLQKELKNESKSSSAASLRVIADHARATTFLISDGVMPANEGRGYVLRKIMRRGIRHGRILGANKPFMYEMVHAVRDLMKDAYPELVEGAERVSKIVYTEETRFAHTIDVGLGELEKLIAETKPRNPQQPVLEGPSAFKLYDTFGLPRDFIEDAARDQGVSFDSEGFDRAMAEQRERARASWKGGAGKATASPAYRELNKTVFEGYRQTESRNCEVLAIVREGQGVKELKAGEHGEIVLDHTPFYADSGGQVGDTGWFYNDEHNTVVAEVQGCYAPVQGVRAHKAIARQLIHAGQKIDAVVNAEVRMETMRNHTATHLLHAALRETLGKHVKQAGSLVDPQHLRFDFSHFTSVADEELQDIEDIVNKEVLKNTKVQTIEDVPIDVAVNEYKAMALFGEKYGERVRVIKIGDFSTELCGGTHTAQTGEIGLIKILNEGSVSSGVRRVEAVTGEGSLHHFRKDHELERVVSNLVSRREAAATPAEALKAGLEKHAAEIKRLQRELDQARMKSAASSVSSAEDNVKVVNGIKVLAQRVDNLERPQMRTLVDNLRNKLGSGVVVLGSTVEVESDGENGAKTKEKKVALIVGVTKDLTGRIQAGKIISPIAQKVGGSGGGRPDMAEAGGKNPAALDAALNESYAVVESLTK, from the coding sequence ATGACAGGCTCCGAAATCCGAGAGATGTTCCTGCGCTACTTCGAGCAGCAGGGACACCGGCGCGTGCACTCTTCGTCCCTTGTTCCGGCGAACGATCCCACGCTGCTGTTCACCAACGCCGGCATGAACCAGTTCAAAGACGTCTTCCTGGGGCTGGAAAAGCGCGACTACTTGCGCGCCACCAGCTCGCAAAAGTGCGTCCGCGCCGGGGGCAAGCACAACGACCTGGAAAACGTGGGCTTCACCAACCGTCACCATACGTTCTTCGAGATGCTGGGCAACTTCAGCTTTGGTGACTACTTCAAGAAAGACGCCATCCGCTTCGCCTGGGAGTTGGTCACCGGAAAAGATTGGTACAACATTCCCAAAGAGAAACTCTACGTAACCATCTTTAAGGGCGAGCAGGGCGTTCCGCGCGATGAAGAAGCCTACCAGTACTGGCTCGATCAGGGCGTGACCAAAGAACGCATTTTCGAACTGGGAATGAAAGATAACTTCTGGCAGATGGGCGATACCGGGCCGTGCGGGCCATGCAGCGAGATTCACTACGACATGGGCGTAGCAGCCTCTGATCAAGGCCACACCGACTGCAAATTCGGCTGCGAGTGCGGACGCTACGTAGAAATCTGGAACCTGGTCTTCATGCAGTTTGACCGCGACGCTTCAGGCAAACTGAATCCGCTGCCTAAGCCTTCGATTGATACCGGAATGGGATTGGAGCGCGTTGCCTCGGTGAAGCAGGGCGTAATTTCCAATTATGATACGGACTTGTTTGTGCCGCTCATGAAGCGTGCTGCCGAACTATGCGGCGTTGATCTGCAAAAAGAATTGAAGAACGAATCCAAGAGCAGTTCCGCAGCATCGTTGCGCGTCATTGCCGACCATGCTCGTGCCACGACTTTTCTCATCAGCGATGGTGTTATGCCTGCCAACGAGGGCCGTGGCTACGTGCTGCGCAAGATCATGCGACGCGGCATCCGGCACGGACGCATCCTCGGGGCCAACAAGCCCTTCATGTATGAGATGGTCCACGCCGTCCGCGACTTGATGAAGGACGCATACCCGGAATTGGTTGAGGGTGCAGAGCGTGTATCGAAGATTGTGTACACAGAGGAAACGCGTTTCGCGCACACAATCGACGTTGGACTTGGCGAACTTGAAAAATTAATTGCGGAGACAAAACCCCGTAACCCGCAACAACCGGTCCTTGAAGGCCCTTCAGCTTTCAAGCTCTATGACACATTCGGGTTGCCGCGCGATTTCATCGAAGACGCGGCGCGCGACCAGGGAGTCTCTTTCGACAGCGAAGGCTTCGACCGCGCCATGGCCGAACAGCGCGAGCGCGCCCGTGCGTCATGGAAGGGCGGGGCCGGCAAAGCAACGGCATCTCCCGCATATCGTGAGCTGAATAAAACCGTCTTCGAGGGTTACCGCCAGACGGAATCACGTAACTGTGAGGTGCTGGCAATCGTTCGCGAGGGCCAGGGGGTAAAAGAGCTGAAAGCAGGCGAGCACGGCGAAATCGTTCTCGACCACACGCCTTTCTATGCCGACTCCGGCGGTCAGGTGGGCGACACCGGCTGGTTCTATAACGATGAACACAACACCGTGGTCGCCGAGGTCCAGGGATGCTATGCGCCGGTGCAGGGTGTGCGCGCCCACAAAGCCATCGCCCGGCAGCTCATTCATGCCGGCCAGAAGATTGATGCCGTGGTCAACGCCGAAGTCCGCATGGAGACCATGCGCAACCACACTGCGACCCATCTTTTACACGCCGCTCTGCGCGAGACGCTGGGCAAGCATGTGAAGCAGGCAGGATCGCTGGTTGATCCTCAGCATCTGCGATTTGATTTCTCGCACTTCACCTCGGTAGCCGATGAAGAATTGCAGGACATTGAAGACATTGTGAACAAGGAAGTACTGAAGAACACCAAAGTCCAGACCATTGAAGACGTGCCCATAGACGTGGCCGTCAACGAATACAAGGCCATGGCGTTGTTCGGAGAAAAGTACGGCGAGCGCGTGCGCGTGATCAAGATCGGTGATTTCTCTACCGAACTCTGCGGCGGCACGCACACTGCACAAACCGGCGAGATCGGATTGATCAAAATCCTTAACGAGGGCAGCGTGTCTTCAGGTGTGCGTCGCGTTGAGGCCGTGACCGGCGAAGGCTCGCTGCATCACTTCCGTAAAGATCATGAACTCGAGCGGGTGGTCAGCAACCTGGTAAGCCGGCGCGAGGCCGCGGCAACACCCGCCGAAGCCCTGAAAGCCGGACTCGAAAAGCACGCCGCCGAGATCAAGCGACTGCAGAGAGAGCTCGACCAGGCGCGCATGAAGTCGGCTGCCTCTTCGGTCTCTTCGGCGGAGGATAACGTCAAAGTCGTCAACGGAATCAAAGTCCTGGCGCAGCGGGTGGATAATCTCGAGCGCCCGCAGATGCGCACTTTAGTCGACAATTTGCGCAACAAGCTGGGCTCAGGCGTGGTCGTGCTGGGTTCCACGGTAGAAGTTGAGAGCGACGGCGAAAACGGCGCCAAAACCAAAGAAAAAAAGGTCGCCCTCATCGTAGGCGTAACCAAAGACCTGACGGGAAGGATCCAGGCGGGCAAGATCATTTCCCCAATCGCACAGAAAGTAGGCGGCTCAGGCGGCGGCCGGCCTGATATGGCCGAAGCCGGCGGGAAAAATCCCGCAGCGCTGGATGCGGCATTGAACGAATCCTATGCCGTGGTGGAGTCGCTGACGAAATAG